The region TCCAAAATatgctaaaaaagataaaacatcaaaaagaaaaattcgacAAGAATAcaacaatgaaacaataaaaacaagaagaatacaATAGaattcacgaagaaaaaaaaacgccaaatgtaactaatttattttctttacagGTAGAATACCGAACAAGAAGAGACTATAGAAACATtgtattttcaagtttatctttataataattgccaataaacaaagtACAGCAAattcgataactctagtaccgagtctaactttaggttctgaccttctcacaagtgccaaatgagctcttggctcttggctcttccgacctcgtaccatatgagctctcggctcttccgacctcgtcacaagtgccatatgagctcttagctcttgttttaattttttttcagattttaaagTTTGGCAGAAAATATGATTAACTAATTTCTAATCTGTCTGAAAAACAACATTGTAAGCTTGCTTTAGCCTATAACCAGAATTTGTCTACgtttaatcgtttttttttcgtaataatttctaggCGTTATATTAAAAAACCAAGTGCCTAAGCTCAAGCTTACTTCTGGAcaaagccgtatccaggattttttttcaggggtgttttacaacagtatttttttacgggggatttttacaaaaaaaaactttaaaaaatacgccaaaaaaatttttgtattcattttttttaggtttttacgagttcgacaaaaattgtttttggagGGATGGGGTGgagttcaaaccccctaaccccaCTGGATAAGGCCCTGCCTATGGGGGAAGACGTAGGATTCCTGTTTCTCGGAagatcaaaattattttacaaaaatacaacatttctTCAGGCGCACATCAACAAGTAATTTGCAACAACTATCAAAGCTGGAAAAATCTTATCAAATTCTTGAAATTGTAATAGAAAATGATATTGAAAAACCCCCTTTAATACCTAAGTTTACTTGAAAAgagctcaaaataaaaaataaaaaaattgaaaaaagaatcagattaaaaaaaaactatttaaaaatctaattttctgAAGTCAGCATAAAAACTTGTATAAGAACATTACAACTTTCTCGAGCCCGCGACTGTGTTTATCATTGTTATCTATGACTTCAAAACAAACTCGTATAATTGAAATACCTCCAAAATACCCAAATAGGAAAATTGTAGGTAGTAAACACCTCAGACACTGAATTTGTACTTCTTGAAAATTAGAGAGAATAAAATAGGAATTTTATTACTATTCTTAAGGTTGggctaataaaaatttatactgGTTGCGTGACATGATCAACCAAGCTATAAATATTCATGGCAACGCGAATGAAAGATATTCCATCACAAATTTCAATAACAGcctagaatatttttaaattctaatggAAGAGGTAAGTAATATTAATTCGTTCCCTTGTTCACTGTGAATTATATTGTTTATCCAGATTGTGTCCAATATCTTCCTCGTGTCCACTTTTGATTGACTGAGTCCACTGACGTCATATAAAGGAGGAGTTTAAAATACTAAGTTAATTACTGTacatttaaaatactttaaatttaGGTGAAGCGCATTTATAATAAACAATACTTTTTTGTCCCACCAAGGTAACTTCTCAGAAGTGACTGGAAATAAGATGACTTATGAAAAACTATTTCGTAATAAAAATATCACAtgtaattgattttcttatttaGGTAAAAGGTATTCCCTCCAAAGTCCATTGAAAGTCTTTGAAAATATAGTTTCGTACTCAAATATGGCTAGAATATATCCATAAATTACTTATTTGGGTTTCAGATTGTTACAAGTTCTTGATTTtcctctatttttaaaatcttgataCAACACTTACTtatagaaattcaataaaaaaaggcaacggTAGGGGTTGTTGATTTGgaataagaagatttttaaaacaccaaatgctttagcgtaacaAGCGTGGGATCGAGGAGGAGACAGCCTTAAGGCTGTAGCCGAGAGGCTTTTACCGGTTTGacctcccccccaaaaagaTGACATTTTCCCGCTGAgtaaaaaggtaacaaaaatacaaatgaaaaaaattttgatccgttttgtaaatatatataattttataatccCTCCAGCAACAACCCGAAACAAAATCTTGGATTTGACCTACGTCAGTCCCCCCTCATGTAcagagtgatttctgttcgtttgattTTTGGTgtcaatccttactttcagttgaagaaaacctattgtttatttaatttctgatcactTTTCAAATTACCCTAATCCTCCTAACCCTACGTGGAAAACTTGCCTCtcgaaaaatattttccacggGAAATTCCCCCGGAagattttccttactttcattagaggaaaaaaatcttatttaatttcggatcgtttttcaaatcgtgccccttcatgaaaatctCCCCCGAAAAATTGCCCACATGGAGATCCTCTCGCGGAAAATTCCTTCTGTGTAAAATAACCCCCCCCTTCTTGTGAAAACCCTAAGAAAATTCCttcctcgctgaaaattccccctggaacattctctccacatgtaaaatcgaacaacaaaagaaaaagcaaaacaaatgaaaagaattccgtatatgaattcCGGAGAATTTTCCCCGGAATATCCCCCTAAAAAATTTCCTGGAAGTGCAAAATTCCACCCACCCCCCAGAAAACCACCACCAACAATTTCTATATATTTCCaagcagggccgtatccaggattattttttgggggggcttacaaaatattttttccgagggaagggggtacaaaaaactttaaaagacatatgaaatatttgtttacattcatttttattaggttttacaagtcggacatttttttttggggggggggttgtttcaAATCTCCTAACAGGGGTGTGAGAGGGGGCTAGTTCCCTTCCAATACTTTTGAGCAATTAAGAAGGGGACTAGAATTTGAAATTCTGCTTGAAAGaaccctctcccaatcttcttgTACCATTGGCttgatacaatcatccctggtaaaaaaaagcgaataaatacgcatccggcCGCATCTGACCAAAagtacaaaattacacatttctACAAATgcgggagcttgaaacctctgcagtagggttctccgatatGCTGAATTGGACGGtctgattttcaataagatcacctgACTTTTGGGGGATGTTATACCCCTttttaaaactcaaattttctCTGGGTCGGAGCTTTTGATGaacaacattaaacttaattaattatatatatctGCAATCACcttaaaaaatcaacttttcatGCATTAATTGTcatcaaaattccttcttttagagtttcggttactgctGGACCGAGCTGCTCCTCCcgtatagttcgttaccacgaactttttgacaaatatttaataataacaatCTAAAATGTCTCTCACTTTCTTCGTTTTCttgtaaaatttatgttttgtaaCATACATCTTTCTAAATTGGTAGAACAAATCTTTGACCTAAAGAAAGATTAGATATCACTCACATTGTATGTTTTGCTATTAGGTTTATGATTAGCCTCTTCTGAAGGAAACACTGATATCATCAAGAGCGGAACCGTTCGAATTCCTTCTTTTACTTTGTTCCCCAATATAATTGTCACTATCGTGACAATTATGTCCCAGCTGCACCCCCCCCACCTCCCAGGCTGGATATAGGCCTAGGCTATTTATAAATCTTCGCAGATTTTGTTGTTTCTCAATTCAACATTGTTTTGGGTTATGATCGAACTGTCGGGAGGCACCAACTGAGAGGGAGGATAAaccccctatattttgaaaaatactttttcgaagcaaaataaaaaatcctcCCTCcctattttaataattttgcgATGCTGCTATCTGTTTATGAGAAGTAAGTGAAAAGATTCTGAAAACGAATAGAATCAGGTAGCTTTGTACATAGGAATCCAAGGGTAGcgtttttctattattatagtGGTTTCTTCAGAAGAGGACGACCACAAAACTCATACCAATGTTATTAAGTTTTCTCTTTTGTTCTATTGATAGCCACGTTTTTATTGTGTAACATGCCAGCTTTTGATTTAGCGTAGCCGATGTGGAAAAGGGCTTTTGCAACTTGGCCTATTAAAAAGATTAGATAGAACTCCCATTGAACGTTTGAAGTTTGTTCTCTCTTTTAGATTAGGTGATAGCCACGCCTTTCGTAATTGTCAAGTTTCAAAACACATCCACGTAAAATGTTAAGCAATTGCCCAACGGAAAATGTtatcataaaatataaaaacagatGGTCTAGGCATATATCAAGGATTGTATAACACTTAGACCTCGGATACAATCTATTTTTCGAAATAAGGTTAAGCCCAGTCTTTGTATAATTAAGAACTACCGTTTTTATTATATTCCATCATTGATGTAAATACGTATCCCCCCTCCCCAGCCCTAATAATAGTAAACATAATAAAAGGAAATCAGAAAGTCTATATATAATTCTTAAgcaagaaatgaaaaattgtggCGAAACAAcatcaattattttcaaaatgatagATTAAGTAAAAACCGTTGCAGTCGAGAGCCCCACAAGAACTTTTTTCGGCGGTGGAGAAGGGGTATCACAAAAAGCAATGTTTTTGCcagtatttaaatgtaattttccCCATTATCcttaaaatttcttaagaactaACATTCTTAAAATGTCTGAAGTTTTACCATTATTTCTCTAGGTCCCAATGCTTCCCGTAAACTTTCGTGGTCAtacttattcatttttatttaacgtGAGGCATTCATATAGCatatttgtttaaatgtataCAGAATTCAGGGTTATATAGGGGGCGAGTCTAGGGGCACCTTCTCTAATAGCACATCCAGGGGAAGGCAGGGGGCTAGGGATTTTTAACCCCCCGTAATTTTTTCCCGACTTGTAataacgtaacaaaaatgaatataaacaaattttaatgcgttttttgtaccccctccccccgaaaaaatccttttataaaaaacaaaaaaaaatactggataccCACCTGGCCTTCcctcagaaattaaaaattttcccaaatttatGAGCACTTCTTACTCAAATTCTcaggcttttttattattagaccccgtgcattagaaaaaaaaattccatgtacGCGCCTGGTACGATAGGAGGCTTTACTGTATCTCAAAAATATACttcaacattttcaatttaattaagattccAATATCATCCTTAGATATTCTTGTgcaataaagagaaaaaaaggttttaaaattaaattgcaaATTCCTGGATCAAAAGCTACAGCTTTTTAGCCCCCTTCAACCATCAAATCAAAAACTGCGTTGTGTATATGATGAATTTACAAATAAGGTCGATTATTCATACCTGATTGGAGAAAATGCAAATTCAGTTATTATTCTTAATGTGTTCCTAATCAGCAATTTCTTTCATTTCCCATATCAAGAAAATTAACCAATCAGAATTTCTCAATTTCCTCTTCGGCGCATCGAAGGCTCTCTTCTTGCGCCAGGAAACACGTGTTTTTAAGTCGCCTCAGTTAGTTCTTTCCATGATTTCCACCAGACAACATTGAATAGGGAATGTACTCATAGTTAAATAGAGATGTCTACTTCATGCTTAGTTCCAAATTTTCAGTTTGCAAAACTGAATATGTACGGTACCACTTGTGAAGCTTACCACGCTTGTGATTTTAGTTGTGCTGTAAATCAGCACAGATCTTGCTTTCCAGCCTGTAACAAGGATACACATTCAGTTCCTAATTCAACAAATTATGGATATAAGGATTGTTTACCAACGGATATACGTTATTTATTACAACAAGAGAAGCAACTGTGTGAAGTAAGGAGAAAAAgtgttaaaagaaaaatggatgATAGGAGCACACAAAAGGCAAGGCCGTTAGCTATAGATCCATCAAAAGACTATACAAAATCATTATCTGTGGATTGTAGTGTCGAATATGACTTACCAAGAATTATTCGGCCCCCTCCAAATGCTGAACCTCTTTTGAAAATAGCCCCTCGAGCTGTGATTTCCAATACACAAAGGGGCTATACCAATTATATGCCAATGAAAAGTGAATTGTATGATTACAATCGTGTTACGAGGTCAATGGCACATAGGATGGTTTTAGTGCCAACCAATCAAGTGGATCTTAGTCGGGGGCAAAGGGAGTTGAAAAGAGCCTCAAAGAGACAGACGTCTGTGATTCAGGCCCCCAAGCCCCAAATTCCAGTTCCTCCTATTTGGCAAACGGATAACCATCTGCCCACTAATCCAAGGAGCTTAAAAGGTTTGTATAGGCTTAGAtagtctattaaaaaaaatcgacaATCTTAAATGCAGCACTTAGTGTTAGGCTATGTACAATAGAAATCCTATTCaagtattttttggggggaaacaGGGTAAAGtgaatatttaatgttttggtaaaattctagttaattgacttcttgctatctcagatagggtttaggttaggaaaatgaaactttcagggacaaatctacagactaaagtatgtcccgggaaggtattttgaagcaactatatccacttcttctccctctagagggccctgacctttgatgacctttaaaaatttgtgtgctataaaagtgaaatgtttgcaaaatagatcttctgtttaattgaagtacaacaaaattgttttcagctttgtaactttgctcaattccattttataaggttttaaagatatgcaaatacatttcctaaattctgaaaaaacattgatatggctcaaaattctactcaaataacaggaatttcattttcagaactaaaggcagagaaaaagcaactggttactgaaaattaatgtaaaatgttgttttgtcaaattttaaatatgtatagacctgtcatttaggcaaatttcagggccctctagagggagaaggagtcgaggtgggtactttaaaataccttcccgggacatactttatcttgtagacccatccctgaaagtttcattttcctaacctaaaccctttccgagacagcaagaagtcaattaactagaattttaccaatgtttTAAACGCTTCTGAAGGAAATATGCTAAACATATAAAAGCAGTAGGCCCACTGGTATTAATGCACTATTGCGGCTATTGAGAATGAGACACATTAAGAAGACAATTCTTATATCATGTTTTGCAGAAAAATCGTAGTAAACACATTTTGAAGCCGCTTCCATAATACTTCCCCCCATCgtccctaatatgcaaatacacATGCCTAATCTATAATGATAatgcccaaattatatatttcccctgCATTTTGTCATGTCATTGTTGTTTGAACTCACTAcccgtaaattgaatcaacagTGACGAAatcaaaatctgaaaaataatggaCGTTTTACCCGAGTAATTCGGGGGAAATAATCTCCTATACGGCTATAGTACCACTAAAAAGATTTAACAATCACATTTTGGGATTTGGACTGACCCATATTTTAATATC is a window of Artemia franciscana chromosome 7, ASM3288406v1, whole genome shotgun sequence DNA encoding:
- the LOC136029577 gene encoding uncharacterized protein LOC136029577, with the translated sequence MSTSCLVPNFQFAKLNMYGTTCEAYHACDFSCAVNQHRSCFPACNKDTHSVPNSTNYGYKDCLPTDIRYLLQQEKQLCEVRRKSVKRKMDDRSTQKARPLAIDPSKDYTKSLSVDCSVEYDLPRIIRPPPNAEPLLKIAPRAVISNTQRGYTNYMPMKSELYDYNRVTRSMAHRMVLVPTNQVDLSRGQRELKRASKRQTSVIQAPKPQIPVPPIWQTDNHLPTNPRSLKDHVMPYSNFQMADAAPVIERLQPCQCPNCTAQLPPTRLPVPQWGYLPGTKQWSPMPGTSPSFMMDRQTTIYTPVLPNCVSVKENMSDCEPTSKRPRTDMTFNYYDSNKWNSSMILGFKALTTAAVMH